A window of the Sporosarcina sp. FSL K6-2383 genome harbors these coding sequences:
- a CDS encoding ABC transporter substrate-binding protein, with translation MKSSWLKYAVALLSVVFVLAACGGGGTDKVADTPNDDKETASVTEKYKVGMTQIVEHPSLNAAAEGFKAALADAGLDVEYVEKNAQNDQSINTTIANDLVSSGVDLIFANSTPSALAAAVATQDIPIVFTSVTDAVGAELVASNESPGGNVTGTIDNHPEAIPATMKFMKEQLGVENVGMVFNAGEPNSRAQVDAVKEILKDMGMTVKEAPVATSADVKQASESLIGKVDAFYIITDNTVVSALESVIDVANSNQLPLLVGEFDSVKRGGLAAYGFEFYDIGYEAGQMAVKILKGESKPADIPVQVPQNLRFVMNKATADILGLDIKDEWNAEFTE, from the coding sequence ATGAAGAGTAGTTGGTTAAAATATGCAGTGGCACTATTGAGTGTTGTATTCGTCCTTGCTGCATGTGGTGGCGGTGGAACAGATAAAGTAGCCGATACACCAAACGATGATAAAGAGACAGCATCGGTAACAGAAAAATATAAAGTGGGAATGACACAAATCGTTGAGCATCCATCTTTGAACGCGGCGGCGGAGGGTTTTAAAGCAGCGTTAGCAGATGCAGGCCTTGATGTAGAGTATGTTGAGAAAAATGCACAGAATGATCAAAGTATAAATACAACAATTGCCAATGACTTAGTCAGTTCAGGCGTAGATTTAATATTTGCGAACTCAACACCTAGTGCACTAGCAGCTGCTGTTGCAACACAAGATATTCCGATTGTCTTTACATCCGTGACAGATGCAGTAGGTGCCGAGCTTGTAGCATCAAATGAAAGCCCTGGAGGCAATGTAACTGGAACAATTGATAATCACCCAGAAGCCATTCCGGCAACTATGAAGTTCATGAAAGAACAATTAGGCGTAGAAAATGTTGGGATGGTTTTTAACGCGGGAGAGCCAAATTCACGAGCGCAGGTGGATGCAGTGAAAGAAATTTTGAAAGATATGGGCATGACTGTGAAAGAAGCGCCTGTGGCAACATCCGCTGATGTTAAACAAGCTTCTGAATCACTGATTGGAAAAGTAGATGCATTCTATATTATTACAGATAACACGGTTGTATCGGCACTTGAATCAGTAATTGATGTCGCGAATTCGAATCAGCTTCCATTGTTGGTTGGTGAATTTGACTCTGTCAAACGTGGTGGTCTAGCTGCATATGGTTTCGAATTTTACGATATCGGTTATGAAGCAGGGCAAATGGCTGTTAAAATCCTTAAAGGTGAAAGTAAGCCAGCTGATATACCTGTTCAAGTTCCACAAAATTTGAGATTTGTTATGAATAAAGCAACAGCTGATATCTTGGGTCTTGATATTAAAGATGAATGGAACGCTGAATTTACTGAATAA
- a CDS encoding YhcN/YlaJ family sporulation lipoprotein: MKKFSIITAALFLSLSLMGCGMNKSKDNAANDKVEDKVTDQTESDMSTNDNTVNKEDNKEENRLEVADEAADRIAEMEEVESANVIVTNQNAYVGVVLHEGVEGTTQIEDKIAEEARAANADFNNVYVSMNPDFVQQTTDYGNKIRAGEPVEGFFEEFSDMVKRVFPDAH, translated from the coding sequence TTGAAAAAGTTTTCAATTATTACTGCTGCCCTGTTCCTTAGTCTTTCGTTGATGGGGTGCGGTATGAATAAATCAAAGGACAATGCTGCAAATGACAAAGTGGAAGATAAGGTAACAGACCAAACAGAATCGGATATGTCGACAAATGATAATACTGTCAACAAGGAAGACAATAAAGAAGAAAATCGACTAGAAGTTGCAGATGAAGCAGCGGATCGGATTGCGGAAATGGAAGAAGTTGAAAGTGCAAACGTTATTGTCACAAATCAAAACGCTTATGTAGGAGTCGTTCTGCATGAAGGGGTGGAAGGGACAACGCAAATTGAGGACAAAATTGCGGAGGAAGCTAGAGCGGCCAATGCAGATTTTAACAACGTTTATGTGTCGATGAATCCAGATTTTGTTCAACAAACTACCGATTATGGAAATAAAATAAGAGCAGGTGAACCAGTGGAAGGGTTCTTCGAGGAATTTTCCGATATGGTCAAAAGGGTTTTCCCGGACGCTCATTAA
- a CDS encoding aspartyl-phosphate phosphatase Spo0E family protein: protein MKIVLKKKVLSLKIRNKRKIMYLKAEKFGFTHPEVVAHSQALDALLNRYQKIVS, encoded by the coding sequence GTGAAAATCGTATTAAAGAAAAAAGTCTTGTCGTTGAAGATTCGTAATAAAAGAAAAATAATGTATTTGAAGGCCGAGAAATTTGGTTTTACCCACCCAGAAGTTGTCGCTCATAGCCAAGCATTAGACGCTTTACTAAATAGATATCAAAAAATTGTATCCTGA